AAAACCATGCCTTTTATCCCTATGGCACTAGTGTGTAGTACTACAATGCAATTCCATGTTCATATTCTTGTGGTCTGCTAGCAGCTAGCATTACTTGAAATTAAAAAGAGCTAGTGGGTCTCTGATGATGTCGGGTGGCTAGTGGTTAGCTTGTTAACGCAGCATAGCCTAAGCGTGCCACCCTCCAAGTCCCCAACATCCACGTCTTCCATTTCAgttccccccaaaaaaaagtCTCTTTTAATTAGGTTACAAAGTCCCTGTCAACCCTTCTGCTGCTCCATGATTCTCTCCATTCATTTTTTTATAATCATGCATGTAATCATCATTTTGTATCGTCTCTTCAGAGGGAAAGACGGTAATGACCTTCCAACTTTATTTACGCAACGTCCATTTTGCTAATTAAGTAGGCAGATCTTCAACTGCCCTAATGAAATTTAGGGCTCCTTCTTAATTTTTCATTAGGGCTCCTTCTTAATTCGAAGATACGCGGCTTTCCCGCGttttcataaaaaaagaaatttagCACTTTTGTATCAGTAATCTTGTCTCTGTGCTGAGTACTTTCGGAGCCAGCTAAGATCTTCATTTGCACTAATTATGCCGTAAAGTATAGTACTCCGACCCTCGACAGTAGAGTCCATGAACAGGCTGTTCTAGGTACACAGTAGTTAGCTTCACTGGCCAGCATTAGACAACTGTACCTAAGCTTGCactaaataaaaggaaaaaaaatccacaaAGACAATGTCTGCTCTAGCTTTGAGCACCATACTTCCTTCTTTTTGGTATATATAAAACCCAATTAAATCCTTGCATTTTGCATGATTGGTTGTTGTAGTACTGCTAATCCAGCAATCATCATTCCATTTGGAAATGGAAGAAGAGACCCGGCCAAGGTCAGTTTAGTAAATACACCTGGCACGAAAAAGAGTGTCAATGCACCGACTACATTCATGCGTTGCACATTTATGAAAATCAGGAGAATTTCATATCAATCCCCCTGATTGCCACCGTTGTTCAGACCGTGTGCGTGTTCAAACGTTCTTTCTTCggaatgatacgcagctctcctatatttttttaatccCCCTGATTGTCTCAGTCAGCAACCACCGCATACCGGCCAGTTtctggaaaaagaaagagcagCTAGCACAGCACACCATCCTGCTGCTGGCTTCATCCATTCTTATACCCTCCTCACGCAACGCGAAAGCAAATGGAGAACAGCTTGTTGCTGTTAGCATCGTTGCAGTTGCAGAAccagagggagaaggaggaggagcaggaggaagcagaaggaaggcgaggaggaggaagcagctgAGCCGGAGGTAGAAGAAGCATGGATTGCTGCATCTGCAGTCCCATGGCCACCATGTACAGGCTTCCGAGGAACGCCATCTGTGCTCCCTGCTATGAAGGTGCCAAGGCCATCATCGGCTTCCTGCTGAACAAGGATGAGCAAGAAGCAGACGGCGACGACCATGGTTCTGTCAAGTCCCTCGGGTCGTCCATGAAGCCTAACAGCTCAACCATGGTAAGAGCTAGCTCCTAACTTTCCTTACGGTTTCAGATGTTAGACATCTCGATCGATTTCATAAGGCCAAAATTACATGGCTGGCTGAATTATATGATTTCAGCCATTAATCTGTTCGTTGCAAGGTGCATTAGCTTATCGATCGACGTTTTGGTTTGGTGTGATAGCAACTGTTTGCCGTTAGTAGAGCTGCATGTCACCATCGCAGTTGTATGCTTCAACTGAAAGGTTTTGTTAGAGAATTCCCTTCTGTTTTGCAGCCAAAAAAAAACCTCAGGAATTATTTCTGATTTATCCATATTCAGTAGCAAAAAATGACACTAAAGTCAGAGGTGCTAGTATGATTTTTGCCAGCAtaatttttttgtgtgtgtgtggttgAATGCAGGGGATGAGACATGCATGGGAGCTGGTGAAGAAGGAGATGAGAAGCAGGGAGGAGACCAGCCAGAGAGCTGCCTTCCTCCAGCAAGGCTTGGCGCTGGCGTGGAAGGAGGAGCTGCACACCGACATCGTCGTGAAACCCGGCACTGGGGCCCCAATTCCAGCCCACAAAGCCATCCTGGTGAGTGGGCCTTTTAGCATACTGATGGGCCTCCACTGAAGTTTAAATTAAGCCCACCCAACTCGTGCTCGCGCAGGCCGCGAGGTCCGAGGTGTTGCGCCACGTCCTGTCCGGCGACGAGCACtgcaaggccgccgccggcgactccATCTCCCTCCCCGAGCTCTCCCACGACgagctctccctcctcctcgccttcctctACACCGGCGCCCTCGAGCAGGAGGACCTGCCGGAGCGCCACCTGCACGCGCTGCTCGTGGCGGCCGACAAGTACGACGTCCCGTTCCTGCGGCGGGCCTGCGAGGCGCGGCtgatggcggcggccgtggagcCCCGGAACGTGCTGCGGACGCTGGAGGTGGCGGACCTGAGCTCGAGCGCCGCGCTCAGGGAGCGCGCCATGGGCACCGTGATGGAGCACGCGGCGCAGGTGGTGTTCTCGGCGGAGTACGAGGAGTTCGCCGTCAGGAACGCGGGGCTGTGCGTGGAGATCACCCGGGCGCTGGTGGCGGCCAacatgtcgccggcggcgacaacgacgacgactaATAAAGCACCGTGCATAGAGGATGTTTGATCATACTCCTATGTAGGAAGGTTCTTTTGCATTAGTTTTTGAGTGACGTACCATCTGTAATTTGATCATACCCATCTGTAATTTCGATAGAGGATACCATTGCAAATTAACAAGACTTGCATTGCTGTAGTAGTGTTTCATTGTGAAACCATGCTGAGGAACAGAAAACAAACTTCAACTCCATGAATTCCTTGGCCAAGCTTGCGCTAGCTCCAAGGACCAATGGCAAGTTCCGGTTTCCTTCATGATCTTCTAAGGctgctttcttcttctccttgccTGATGACgtatctccctctctcttcacATACCCAGAGTCTGTAATGAGGATTTCAGGAAGTAGCTCCTCAgttatatacatatatacaaggACTAAGTAGCAGAcaatctttctctttttttctccccTTTCTTGAAGATCAGTGAACTGTACTGATGGATCACCTACAGTGCGTCAACACGGTTTCATCAGAATCATAAAACTACGGATTATTGGCTTTTTGAGGTTATAGACGATCGAAGGTGATCAtggacatatatatatacatgctaCAAGGTCTCGTGGGGGGCGTGAGCTGGACGTGCCTCCAAGCTGCCTCTCACGGGCTGCTGCCCGACGATGCCTTGTGTTGTGTCGTATGGCTATGGCTGTCTCCCGTGGCCAGCTTTAAGACTGAAAAAAATTGGATGATCGTCGATCAACGGCAACACTTTCCCTGTATGCACGTAGACAAATATACTTTTAGTTTCCTTCCCTGCTCATTTTTTGTTGGTTGTCAGTTGTTTATCTCTAGGGTACAAAATCTAGACAAGATAatccgtgtgcgtgtgcccgaTTTGCCCGCGTTGCACTTAACGTTCCAtcgtttcttcttcttaatacaaaaaatacgtagctctcctgcgtactctagaaaaaattaaatataCTTTTACCCGCAATGGGACCATACGGAACAAATTTTGGTAATACAGATGCAAATTGCTCTTGGATGTAGTGTCGCGGACAAACATAGTTAGTTTAGTTAAAGTAATCTTCAGCAGCAGAACAACACGGGTGTTTGGTCTAGTGGTATGATTCTCGCTTCGGGTGCGAGAGGTCGCGAGTTCGATTCTCGCAACACCCCcaccctttttttatttttttgccaaGACTGGCAAGCTTTTAAAACACATTCGACCCTTTTTTTTATTCCCTCCGTTGCAACAGAATTCAGTTTTCCAGCAAGACTGGCAAGCTTTTAAAACACATTCGTTCTGATCAACTGAGGTCAACGAAAAAAATCATGCAATTCATCAGGGTCTCAGTCGTTGTGCCTGCATGCTCCATCCCTAGATGGCACACATTCTACCTGCTACAACTAATGTTACAGCAACCTATCTACCTCAAGATGTCACCTCTCACTTGATCACACCAGTAGCTTGCACTGATCAATCAGCAGCGGAGTTGGTAAAAATCGCAGCGTATCATTCTTTTTCCGCAACAGATCCAACAGCTATTTCCTCAGAACCAATTCGAGTAGTCAAAGTCTCTGAGCTTCCTGAAATGCTTCTCCACGTCTTGCCTCGACTTTGCCCACTCTTCTCTTTGGATTACCACGGCGGCATCGTCCCTTTTAGTCTGATACGGACATACAGTGACGATTACATTAGCTACCCAAAATTACTATTGGAGCCCGCTTAAAGAAACAGAAGTCTAGATATCAGAAGCAAGCAGACTAACCTTGCCGATTATTCTAAAAGACTCCCCTCCATCACGTATCAGTAGCAGGTCGTTTCGCCTatctcttttctttccttcagGGACACTAACCTGTCAGACATGGATGGATATCAGTGGTCTAAGTAGGTActtcctttatttatttatttttggtaCTCGGTGTCATGTGGAGTTTTCTCAAAGATCAATTAACAGAGGGAGGATTACTCCAAAATTATAAAGAGCACAGCTTGCGGAACCCAAATATATCAAAGGAAGTATCGTTTAAATATGAAACTAGATATTGAATATCTTACCACAACTTTTGCTCTTGTGATTGACCTCGTCTTTGAGTCAATAACATAAATCTCCtcaaaatcaaggaaaaaaTCTGGGTCATCAGCGCGCCTGTTTCTGTAGTGTTTGGTTAAGAAAACCTGCAATGCAAAATAACATGAGGCATATATTCTGAATATGAAAATTGTAAGGCCATAAGCACAAATTCTTAATGCATCATAACATGGAGAAGCAATCTACCAGTGTCAAACTATGCTGTACATAAACAGCCACGCTTCACATTCCAGGGTAGAATCGCGTTAAGAGTTAAAATTGTCCAAATAGAAGCTCACTGATTGAGGGTAAGCAAAGCAGGGTGGTACAGAAACCTAGGTGGACATCTCTAATTCAACTGATTTGGACAATCTGGAATGAACAAGATCCAGGGTCTTCAGAAACAAAGATATTCTGGGATTGCTACTACCATTAGCAGTGCATTCTTGGTATGGTTCAAAGCTGGGACACCCAACCTAATGCTGCTATCCCGTAATCTTAGTCTGTAATATGCCTTGTTTTTCTGCTGTAACAGCCTCTTAATCCCTCATAGCACTCTGATTGTAAAATTTTGTTGTAAGAGGTCACCATCTGCACTTTCTTCCAATCTTGCTAATTAACACATAAAAGCACACCATTGCCTTCCATAGAAGTAAAAAGAGAAACCTACGCGGTTTACTGTTCATCTATCTATTCCTATGTAAGGATATTCAGTACTTGGGCCACTAGGAAACAGATGAGTATAAATTCAAAGCCGGTGCATTAGAAATAAAACCTCTGCAGAATAACTTTTAAGATGCTTCACTAAATCAACTTCACAAGAATAGTAGCTTACACATAAGTGCTAAATATGGGTAGTATAACTTGCACAGCACATTTACCAAGTCTACCTTGCCTTTTGACAGAACGAAGCATAATAGGGGTGgcaggggaaaaaaagactaAAGAGAGAATACCTTCATGATTTCCCTCAGTCTTGTACAGGGGATCACGCAAATGCTCAACTGGTGGCTCAGTCACGTTGTAACGGCTGAAATCTTTCTTTGTGCACCTCACGTACTAAATGAAACAAGGAAACCAACAATTACGCCTCAATGCCAGTTCATATTCAGCAGAAATACGAAATGACTGAAACTTGAGTGTGCACCTTCTGTGGCACTGGGGCAAGAACCCTTGGAATGGAGTAGATATCAGTGTCTGGCGGCGTGACATACATCTGTTGCACAGGAGATGTGATGTTCAGCAAAATGAGCAGCGTGCAGTTGACTCAAGAGACTCATACCTGTGATCAATTTGGATAGAATCGCCAGATACGTGTTCGATGAAATGTTTCAGGGAATGTTTAATGAAATGCTGCAAGATATTGTCACAAAATGCACTAGCCGGCAGAAAGTAATGtggggatggatggatggatggatggatagcTTACCTCTCTGAAGTCGAAGACGTCGTCGTCGGGGTCCGGCACCTTTCGTATAAGGAAGTCGCAGTGGAGCAGCCTGATCTTGTGGAACTCGTCCTCGTCGACGGTGTAGTCTACGACGGTGTCGGAGGCGGAGTCCTGCGTGGAGACGAAGCTCTCGGCGGCGACCATGGCGATGTCCCCCTCCTCCCCGTGCAGCGAAGAAGAAGGCAGCGGCGGCTTGACGGGGGCGAGGAAGCGGTCGTAGTCGACGTCGTAGTCCTGCTCGTTGTCGatgtcgtcgtcctcgccgacgccgtccgcgtcgtcggcgtcgaAGTCGCCGAAGTCGTCGTCCATGTCGTCCTCGCCGTAGGCCGCGGTGACAttgcgccggcggcgcgggagggggGCTGCGGCTGGGATGgcgcggagggagagggagggtagAGGGGGCAACGCGTTAGGCTTGGGCGGCTTGccggggaagcggcggcggtggtgtggATAGGGGCAGCAGCCGttgcaggaggaggagacgacgaGCGGAGTGGTGGTCGCCATTCCCTCCCTGCAGTTCTCGCGCTCCCAACCCCTCCCCTGTATATAACCCAAAGGATCCCAAACGCACCAGGCAAGCCCAATCCCATCCCATCGCGCCGGCCCCGCTTGCCCATGCTTAATATTGCAAATATTACCGCTAATTCCGTAAATTCAGTAGTTACCGCTAATTCCGTTAAATTTAGTGGGTGATAGGTAAGGTACCAATTCCCTGCATTTGTAGTCATAATGGACACAAGATAAACTGCCAACACACAACTTCAAGCTGTCCAATAACCCTGTCAAGAAATCAACTATAAAATACAAACATGTGAAGATGCACAGTCCCACAGCAAAGTTATTATTAATAAAAAGAACTGTCCGACTGCGAATACATAACTCTAGCACATCCCCATAATATTATATTGCAGAGCTAAAGATTGGACATGAACCAGGAGCCAGCACAATCATTGAATAATTAAGATAAACATGACATCTGAAGTTCAACAGCATGGCAGCTACAAGGCTCCAAAACATGTAGCTTCACTGTGGAGGGGACCATAAGCTCGATATACCTTCTGATAGCCATGACCCCTCTGTGACCTTCCATGACGAGGTACCTATCCAGTGAGGAACATTTGCCAGATTTGTTGTAAGGATAAGAACACATGAAACCACTCTGAGGGGCCTCCAATGTCAAGCACTCAAGTGACATCACACTCCTGAGAACATGGCATGTCAACTCAATCAAGCTCTTTGCAGAGGTGAATCCTGTGATCTTCACACTCCTAAGGTTGTGATGCTGCAGTTCTTGCATGTGCCTCAGATCCGCAGGATCTTCGAAAACCGAAACATTCTTCATGTATAGCGGCCATACCTATGTGATACAAAAGGACATAATTAAGTCATGTTTCCACCATAGCTACTAAATCATAGCAATATGAATGCCGACTCACATTCAAGTCAAAAGTCTCCAGAGAAGGAGCAGCATCAAAAAAGGAAACCAAGGACAAATAATCATAGTTTGCCCCAGTAAGAGCAATGCTCAAGTGTCTGAGGCGAAGGAATTTACTTTGCAGCATTGGTGCATGGGCCCTCTGCATAAAAAGGTCAGACCATCAGATTAATTATGCACCAAGCAATAGATTGTATAGTATCATAAGATATGCCTATAACAAGTCAACAGTCAGCTAAAGGATCAAGGCAAGAGCTTCAAGATTTGGCATGCTGGATGGAAGTTTAGTATGAGCATAAAAAACTGAACCACAGTAGGTCATGTATAGGCTCTTCATTTGCAAAGTTTCTCCAAGTGAGAGTTGTACTGCGCTGACCCCTCCATATGAAAAGCTGGAGATATTTGGTGCTTCATTGTCTATCACTCTCAGATCGATGCACCCGCTTACCTCCAGGTAGTTGAGGTGCTGCAGTAGGCGAGGTACCTTCAGGGAAACTATCCCATAGCAGCACCTGAGTTCCAACCGCTCCAAAGCAAGAGAATGGGAAAGAACGAACCCTAACGCATCCCCTGTGGTACGCACAAAACAAAGATGTCTATCCTATACAATAACAAAACGGTAATGGTAAAAATGTTTACTAAAATGATGTATCTGACCAAATATGTATTTGACTAAAGTTTATCCTAACCAATAATTTACATCTTTTTTTGCTTAACTAAAGTTTATCCTATCGGATGCTTTTACAGTTttttggctaaagtttagcccaccgATTAACTCTATTGTTTGGTTGAGTtaatgctaaattttagcatttCAATGCAAATATAGTCATAAGCCCAAAGGCTTTTGGTAGGTCCTCTCTTTCAGCTGACTGTCTGTTCTTTATTAATTATACTACGTTCTTCATGTATATGCTAACAATTGGCCTCGTTTACTGTTGAGAAATCGGCTACGAGAGAGGgaagcacctctatttatagataggcaacttccacactcttcgatacaaaatatcctaactctagaactctcctcatccttatctagtttcttatatttctaccatgctaaaatattTAGTTATAGAGTATTCTATACTTCACTATGAAGCATAACAATTCTGGCTCATACATTCtctctaattttttttagaaccTTCTTACCTTGTTATGATATTATCCTTATACATGacaaagttagtctcttgagatctccacaatcttctagaTTGTTTCAAGTATATATTTCATATTTCAACACTCACCCCGTGCACGCACTGCATTGAACTAGCTACATGCAGCAAAAGACTTGTTGGATCATATATTTATTTCGTATTTGACTCAGCAGCAGCTACGAGCTCCCAGCCCGTACCCCGTGCTGGCTCCAGCTACATCATGGCGTCAGTGACCAGGACACCAAAAGAAGCTATGCAATTATTTCCATTCCTAGCCAATAAACAAGATGGAGTGTGTATAATCATTATACAATTGTTTATCAAATAGTAGTAGTTTATTATTTTTGCTATGGATCAATGAAAATAGTTAGAGTAGTCGGTCTGGAGTTAGTGGTTTCATTTTAATTAACTGTTACCCACAAATACAACGCATCTACCGGCGCGTGCAcggtaaataaaagataataaGTTAACATGCCTGTTTGGCtagacttataagccggctgaaaaactgaaacgactgatttgttgtgagagaaaaacactgttcggtagctgataagtcggctgataagctgaagcgaacgtgACGACGGCGCTCGCCATCCCAACGTCCATACCAACTGTTGGAAGTCCATTTTCAGTATAGGAGTATGAAATTTCTATTGTAGATAAAAAAATTGGATGGAAAACCAGATAAAAGAAGAGAAACAGAGCTGCACGGGCACGAGCACATTGTCCGTACCACTGGCCCCAAAACTAGTAAAAACcttggaagaaagaaaaaaaagagggagtCCAATTTCCTGCCAGTTTCTATAGTAaaatagtaatttttttttttgcccccgTGGCGtcaatctctctctctgtcCTGGTGTTGCGTTGCCTGCTTCCtcccgcaccgcaccgcaccggGACGCCGCTTCCCTGgcttctctctcctccgtctctccctcccctcccgccgcgtccaaaccctaaccctaaacccctcCCCCAGcaacctccggccgatcttccCCACCCCCACTGACCTGGCTGCCCCCCTCCCGATTCGCCACGCTGGCCCCGATTCGATCGATGTAGGTGACCAAGCTCCCCGACCCCAACATCATGGCTGCTGCGGGCTGAGGACGGAGGGGACACGCGGCCAGCAAGCGTCCATGGCATTGGGAGATCTCATGGCCTCCAGGCTCGTCCACTCCTCGTCctctccgtcgccg
This portion of the Setaria viridis chromosome 7, Setaria_viridis_v4.0, whole genome shotgun sequence genome encodes:
- the LOC117863195 gene encoding BTB/POZ domain-containing protein At1g01640, which gives rise to MDCCICSPMATMYRLPRNAICAPCYEGAKAIIGFLLNKDEQEADGDDHGSVKSLGSSMKPNSSTMGMRHAWELVKKEMRSREETSQRAAFLQQGLALAWKEELHTDIVVKPGTGAPIPAHKAILAARSEVLRHVLSGDEHCKAAAGDSISLPELSHDELSLLLAFLYTGALEQEDLPERHLHALLVAADKYDVPFLRRACEARLMAAAVEPRNVLRTLEVADLSSSAALRERAMGTVMEHAAQVVFSAEYEEFAVRNAGLCVEITRALVAANMSPAATTTTTNKAPCIEDV